TTCACCCTTTTCTTTTGCCGGTTGTTCTCGTTTTCATTGATAGGGGAACGCTGATAAACATATTAACATGTTTTCCTTCTCAGTTTTCCTGGCTGGAATGTCGTGGTCATGACGATGACTATTTTCATGAAAGCTGTCTGCTAAAAATTGATTGAGGAAAAACATACCAGTTGTGGCCTggattttgtgaaaaattagaGAATCCTTGATGATATTATATTATCAGTCCGCAAGAAAACCTAACACCAAATATGGGGACCTTCTAACAGTTCATAACAGCTATCGGTGGAGATCATCCAAGCAAAATGAACATCGGGAACTAGTAACAAAATAGAATGTGAATGTGAATGCCACCAAATGATGTGACTCGCTCAAATGTTAACCGCGGACATCTCCAACAGTAGTGCAGAACAATGCATGCCTGTCAGTCACATTCATATAATACTTGATACAACAGACTGAAAGTGGGAACCAAGTTTCTTTTGGCTCGAACAGTGCGTAACACGTAATTCATGAGATCTACAAGCCTGGCGTAACACAAACCAAATAAACAATATTTCATTATAaaagtttgttttattttctatACATTTCACATTCGAATATAGATTACATATACCTATCAGGAATACATAAAAGGAACACAGTTATAAAGTTACGAATCGAGATTGCTTAATGAGTGTACAACAAATGTTTATTCACTACTAGCAATGTCAAGTTAACTGGGAGATTCTTAATCCTTGAATAAGTAAATTGAAATACTGGAGAACGATGACACAAACCACATGTACTAAGTATTCTAGATAATTTAGCCACTGCTAAGAATTAGCATCAAAACAAACGAAAACGAGGTTTAACAACAGTGGGTTCTTGGTAGTTTTCTAAAACTGTCTTCAATTTGTTCTTTGGTAGGAACTTGAAAACCACAGTTGAGCTCCATGGCGGGATGGGGTGGGGGGGTCAGGGTATTTCAGCAGggctggtgtaacagttttGGGCATTTTCGCTTTCAGGCAATACCCcctattgtttgggaacgctgaaagatagattgacacgtttttctatGTTTTTATGGTCTCTCTATGATGTCTAttgtggaaacactgaaatattggtAATGACCACTGATGTTGTGCCGAGTTTAAACAGGATACACGTGGTCACTTGTCCAGGTTCAGTGTCAATGTCACTCGTCATGAGCATGTTCATTAGTTGACTTCGGCTTCACAACGGAACATAGCCCGACAACTGAGCGGGTGAAAAGTAACATCTCGAACCACTGGAAGCAcgctcttcagaaatgacttgagTTACAAGTAATAACGCGACCCCTAGATAAATATGACCTTAGGTCAGATAAGCAATTGATTCACATTGTCACGGTTCATAGTCACTCGTCGCCAGCATGTTTGTCAACTGGCTTCACCTGACAAAAGGATGAAAATGACACCGTGATCGATAGAATTGACTGGATTACTCCTGAAGAGACACTTTATAAACGACAACGTCAACTATACGCTAACCCAACCTTATTGGCAGGCGTATGCAAGAACACTCAACTTGCTAGTTCCAAGACTATATGCAAATCCAACCTGATGAGAAGGCTTGATTAAAAAAACGCTCAACTTGCAAGATATCTCAGTAGAGTACGTGTTTGATGTATGTAACCAGTGACAGAtataatatactagtatttaaCCGGTTGAGAATGATGAGGTGAATGCACAATGCCGACCTAATGTGGTCAGCACTGCCGATGCAATTACAAATGGGGGGATGACTACATAAAATATGTTATGGTCACTCTTGTTTCGTGTTCACACACCTGACAGTGGTAAATATATACACACAGACGGGCCAGCTGTCCCCGGGGACTAGCTTTCCTCCAATTGACTTTGTTAATTAAAGAACAAAATGTTTGAGCCAGGAAAACATTAGTCATTTTCTCGTGTCACTCTGCATATGTGACACAAACCGGACAGTCGTGAAACCTTCTTTCATTTTCCGTcttgattttcaatatttcaattcaGCATACGTCTGGCTTGCGATCACATCAGgctgaaagaaaaatgaaacttttccggATTGTGTCAATTAAAGGCGTCAACTGTGAGGGAGGCGGGGTGGGGCAACAGCTATAAAGTTATACTGATTCTAAAAATTCTGATACATTTCGCTTCAGTGATAAACTTCTAAAAATTGTGTCCTTTTCTATATGCCTTTGATCAAGACACCCAACACTGGCAACGCATACGATCACTAATAAAACCTCAAACTGTCTCGAAAAATCGGCAGCTCAGGCTCAACTCGTTTTATCTTCATCTTAGGAAATGTGTTCTAAATATTTCACGAATTACAAAAGATTCTTTTCAATTTATATTTCTGAGGTGAAAATGATTTGAATCTGTGGGCCTGGGGACAAGCATATCAAAATGTCCTACATGATTTGCTCACGAGGACTAGCCAATCAGATCCACAGATTCCGACTAGAGGTACGATGTGATGTGATATATATGAGTTACTAAATAGTGTTCAAAGCGACGTCCTTCAACCCCAGAACGTTCTAGGGCTTTCAGAACTGGTGAAGTGCAGGTTTTGAAAGTCACCGAGTAACTCTTGGCTAGTGATGTGGCCATTGGTCATTTATTCGTCTTTGTTCTTCATTGCTATCATTCAATTATCACGAGATTCATGATCAACTCCACTCTACAAATTTATCCTTGATCAGGTTATGAACATTGCATTGTAACTAACAGCGAAATATATCAACACAACTCAGGAAGGGCATGACTGTATTCTCTTACCGTGATGTTCAAGTCAGCATATGGATTTTCCATTTCGTCATACGGATTTTCACCGCCATCTGAAAAAGAGTAATATTAGTGTttcatatatatgtacatgtgcaaTATAATCGATTAAGCGTATATTGCGTAGGCTACAGCGGGCATTTTGTACTTACATGGTAAGCTTGTAACTACTTACCTTTCACGGGATTCTGTTGAGGAGAATTCACATAAACCGGTTCATGTGGAGTATCGCCACCTAGGTGTGGAAAGAGGAAACTTTGGTATTGTATACTGAGTATTTGTATTTTATAACTGTATATCAGTCTGTAGTAGTGAATGTACTGTACATATCACACGTAATGCAGATACCATGCATCATTATTACGATAATGCCACAATTTGCCGCCCGATTTCTCTTCAATGTGCGAAAACTGAAAATGTTACCTTCAAATGCCCTGTTGACGACGTTCATGTATAAAGGGTCATGAAAAACCGAATCAGCTTCCGTTTTGCCAGTTTTCCCATCATCATGGTTTGATTCATCGGGTTTATTTCGATCTTAAACATAAATAAACCAGGTCGAAACAGGTATTACTAAGATTTCAGCCAAATCTGAAGAATCCTGTCCTGTCTAGAGTAGCAACTAtaaaaaatattacaaaaacatTGCAAATCTTGTACTTGTATATGAAAGTGAATATATCATAAATCGAATAATATAATAATCGTAGAAGAATCATATCGAGTCTTTCGCGCTGGGAGTATTCTCTCTAAACTCACCAGCAAAGCATGCCATGTTCCTCCTATGTAGCACGAcgacaaccaccaccaccattgctACCAGGATGACGACGGTTACAACCACGCCAGCTATCATGCCACCATCAGGACCGCTTCCAGCCGGCACGGTCTCTTTAGGATGCACTTGACCAGAACTATAAACAACATCATCTCCAACATAAAAATCCATGTAGAAAACATAGATCGTGGTCTCGTTGTTCACACTGACTGTGTAAGTTGACTTCGTTGGTCCCTGGTTGATAAAGCGAATCGCGCTGCAGCCTGTTGTTTTTGGTGTCTGACCTGGCCCACAGAACTTCAGCTGGAAACCTGTGTACTCCCGAATCGGCGGCCCGAACACGACCGTCACCAGTCTCCCGTTACGGGTGATCTTAATGGTCGGGGCATTTGGAGCAGCTGGAAAGGTGATTAATGTTTATGATTGGAAATATTATGATAGATTTAATGTAAGGTAAAGAGTCGCTAGACCCCTTTCTTTCATTTCTGTCATTTCCATTAAAAAAACTTCTGCACCGGAAAATAGTTGATAGGAACTCAGCCAGGAAGTTGAAAAAtaaaggtatatctcatgtttTCAACTTACCCCCGCGCTGTAgctcaaaaacaaaatatgatattccaACGGTATTAGTCACTTTGACGGTGTAATTTCCATAGTCTTGAGTCCCTACAGATCCCTTGCTTAGTGTGTATGTCCCATTTACTTCCGCGGGGATGAAGTTTTCCCCAGTTGCCATTTGGTGATTTGGGTGATACCACGTAATATTCGTTGGTCGAGGGTTGGCGATGACGTGGAGTGTAAACATGACTGGTCGTAATGGTCTGCTTTCAACGGTGAGGAGTCTCGGCAGATTGGGATCCCattttgctttgtctgcaagtGTATGAAACGAGACAGTGAGAACAACTTTTAAATCATCTGAGCATAAACTTGAAACCCGCCAAGTCTCGTCCGTTAGTGTGAGTCATAATGTAAATTATTGAGAAAAACTAGCCCGTGGAACAGTCGTCGCAATCACATATTTCAAAtacatatttcaaataaatccGAGGGCATGGCCATACATTGTAACTAATCTAATGGACATCAATTCATCAAGGCATGACCTCTAGTTAACTGCACAGACTGTATGATAGAGCTGTCTTGAGAACATGATATCTATGGAGTTCCTGTATGGAGCACATGATGTAATTTGACATTCTTAGACGACGTGCTAATATTCATTATACATATATTAATTGAAAACCATGTTTAGACCAATTTGGAGTCCAATATTACTTGCTAATCAATATGATAATATAAAAATTATACCATTTTTAAGATTAACATGCAATGCTTCGAAATACATTGAAACAGTTCTGCTAGTTCTTCGTACTCACATAAAACATCCAACTTTAATGATGAATCAGCTATGCCGCCTGGAGAATAGTTGACCGCACGACAGCGATATTCCCCACTTCCGTTGTACTGAATTGATGATATTCTGTATTGTCTAGAAGTCATATTCGGTATTTGTATCCAGTTATAATACCATATGTAGGTGTACGATGTCGGGTTACCCCCTCTTGCTTCACATGTCAATGTGACAGTATCGCCTTCTTTCACTGTAGTCGAGGCTGATGATAATACGACGCTTGCTGGGTCtgaaaataatatcacaatttAGGCATGGAAATATCAATAGCGAGTAAGGCTGTGATTTATATAGAgttacgttttcacatgttacatgtcactgttcactt
The sequence above is a segment of the Lineus longissimus chromosome 12, tnLinLong1.2, whole genome shotgun sequence genome. Coding sequences within it:
- the LOC135497012 gene encoding B-cell receptor CD22-like — encoded protein: MAKEDNQAEYYCEAKVTGYPALDMTSSRKTYSVTFSNTKVSFLNNPTAAVQVGQVKKFTCETDESNPVTNIRWYQHSTGSSWRDVTTGISSSERNGVYGGKIRISEWSVTATKAMNGATIRCTSTYSLTGHSFPTNADTTMHVKFNPSKITLLQIPLTVIYEGKQITITCETDSANPVANVQFHRKRTGGNWEQLTSGVTSEDRAAEYNGRIRKSTLVVTANRLDTQAVFKCEVRDGLFKMEQTTTVNVYYPASVVLSSASTTVKEGDTVTLTCEARGGNPTSYTYIWYYNWIQIPNMTSRQYRISSIQYNGSGEYRCRAVNYSPGGIADSSLKLDVLYKAKWDPNLPRLLTVESRPLRPVMFTLHVIANPRPTNITWYHPNHQMATGENFIPAEVNGTYTLSKGSVGTQDYGNYTVKVTNTVGISYFVFELQRGAAPNAPTIKITRNGRLVTVVFGPPIREYTGFQLKFCGPGQTPKTTGCSAIRFINQGPTKSTYTVSVNNETTIYVFYMDFYVGDDVVYSSGQVHPKETVPAGSGPDGGMIAGVVVTVVILVAMVVVVVVVLHRRNMACFADRNKPDESNHDDGKTGKTEADSVFHDPLYMNVVNRAFEGGDTPHEPVYVNSPQQNPVKDGGENPYDEMENPYADLNITPDVIASQTYAELKY